The Thalassotalea psychrophila genome window below encodes:
- a CDS encoding GspE/PulE family protein — translation MATPKLKLRLGDLLVEENIISDDQLSHALQLQNTTHRKLGDSLIELGFISERQLLQFLAKQMSLPFIDITQRFIAPNVVDLLPEVHARRLRTLVLEYDDDTVLLGMSDPADLNALDQLEIYLAPRELKLAAVAESQIFSAFDNLYRRTAEIESFASQLEEEYVDAKEVDFGAESEGSDATVDKLLQSVFEDAVQMRASDVHIEPEKDRLRIRQRVDGILQESIINQAKIANALVLKLKLMASLDISEKRLPQDGRFHLRIKGHEIDVRMSTMPVQFGESVVMRLLDQTGGIIRLEQTGLPDDLIKRLRLQITRSNGMVLVTGPTGSGKTTTLYAALAELNKPETKIITVEDPVEYRLPRINQVQVSDKIDLSFARVLRTALRQDPDVLMVGEMRDSETVDIGMRGALTGHMVLSTLHTNDAITSAIRLIDMGAPGFLVSSALRAIVAQRLVRRICPSCTIEHELEPQESIWLENLTGNKPSVQFHKGSGCQSCNYSGYRGRVGVFELLELDTPMMNALKNEDTVEFSRVAKQSKGYRPLAVAAYDYAMQGVTTVDEVLRLTEVIDIN, via the coding sequence ATGGCAACACCTAAATTAAAATTACGTTTGGGCGACTTATTAGTTGAAGAGAATATCATCTCCGATGATCAACTTTCTCATGCGCTGCAACTACAAAATACCACTCATCGTAAATTGGGTGATTCATTAATTGAATTAGGTTTTATTAGTGAAAGGCAATTATTGCAATTTTTAGCTAAACAAATGAGTTTGCCGTTTATTGATATTACCCAGCGCTTTATTGCTCCTAATGTAGTTGACCTATTGCCTGAAGTGCATGCTCGTCGTCTAAGAACTTTGGTGCTTGAATATGATGACGATACAGTTTTATTAGGAATGAGCGACCCTGCGGATCTCAACGCGCTAGATCAATTAGAAATTTATCTAGCGCCAAGAGAGCTAAAACTTGCCGCTGTTGCAGAATCGCAAATATTTAGTGCCTTTGATAATTTATACAGACGTACTGCTGAAATAGAATCTTTTGCCAGTCAGCTTGAAGAAGAATATGTTGATGCCAAAGAAGTTGATTTTGGCGCAGAGAGTGAAGGCAGTGATGCAACTGTTGATAAACTTTTACAATCGGTTTTTGAAGATGCTGTGCAAATGCGAGCCTCAGACGTTCATATTGAACCAGAGAAAGATCGCTTGCGAATACGACAGCGCGTTGATGGTATTTTACAAGAAAGTATTATTAACCAAGCAAAAATAGCCAATGCTTTAGTGCTGAAGCTAAAGCTGATGGCCAGCCTAGATATTTCTGAAAAACGTTTACCACAAGATGGGCGTTTTCATTTGCGTATTAAGGGTCATGAAATAGACGTGCGTATGTCGACCATGCCGGTGCAATTTGGTGAATCCGTAGTTATGCGTTTGCTTGATCAAACCGGCGGTATTATTAGGCTGGAACAAACTGGTTTACCTGATGATTTGATTAAACGATTAAGGTTACAAATAACCCGTTCAAATGGCATGGTATTAGTTACGGGCCCTACAGGTAGTGGTAAAACCACAACTCTTTATGCAGCACTAGCCGAGTTAAACAAGCCTGAAACCAAAATTATTACCGTAGAAGATCCGGTTGAATATCGTTTGCCACGGATTAATCAGGTGCAAGTAAGCGATAAAATTGATTTGAGCTTTGCCCGAGTATTAAGAACAGCACTTCGCCAAGATCCTGATGTATTAATGGTTGGAGAAATGCGAGACTCTGAAACTGTCGATATTGGTATGCGTGGAGCGTTAACCGGTCATATGGTACTTTCCACCTTACACACTAATGATGCAATTACCTCGGCAATTCGGTTAATTGATATGGGCGCACCAGGATTTTTAGTAAGTAGTGCGCTGCGAGCAATCGTTGCACAAAGACTAGTTCGTAGAATTTGTCCAAGTTGTACCATCGAACATGAATTAGAGCCGCAGGAAAGTATCTGGCTTGAGAATTTAACTGGTAACAAGCCAAGTGTTCAATTTCACAAAGGCAGTGGGTGTCAGTCTTGTAACTATAGTGGTTATCGAGGGCGAGTTGGTGTGTTTGAACTTTTAGAGCTAGACACTCCAATGATGAACGCATTGAAAAATGAAGATACAGTAGAATTTAGCCGCGTAGCAAAACAAAGTAAAGGTTATCGTCCTTTGGCTGTAGCAGCATACGATTATGCCATGCAAGGTGTAACTACAGTAGATGAAGTTTTACGTTTAACTGAAGTGATAGATATTAATTAA
- a CDS encoding type II secretion system F family protein produces the protein MAVFHYIGRSSHGKQVSGAIDASSSTAVAEQLSKQSIIPITIKAATNESSTTNINLSSLLVSKKVSPIDMIMFCRQMYALMRSGVPILSAMRGLAETTKSKALQDVLFAIHEKLEKGFSLSSSMANYPQVFGKLMVSVVHVGENTGQLDESFAKLAQYLEREEETKKNIKQAMRYPSFVIIAIVIAMFILNIWVIPIFADMFKQFQTELPITTQWLIASSNFFTNYWWLILAILFASIFSFKRYVATEEGLYSWDKRKLSIPLVGEIIERSLLARFSHSFSIVLKAGIPITTGLSLSADAIGNSFMTDKVRKMRQRVETGDTLLRTAKASELFTPLVLQMISVGEETGKIDELLEEVAEYYEREVDYDLKTLTDRIEPILISFMAGLVLILALGIFTPMWDMYSAVQG, from the coding sequence ATGGCAGTATTTCATTACATTGGCCGAAGTAGTCACGGCAAGCAGGTTTCGGGCGCAATTGATGCGAGCTCGAGCACCGCTGTGGCTGAACAGTTAAGTAAGCAAAGTATTATTCCCATCACAATTAAAGCGGCAACAAATGAGTCTTCAACAACAAACATTAATTTGTCGAGTTTGTTAGTCTCAAAAAAAGTATCACCTATAGATATGATCATGTTTTGTCGGCAAATGTATGCGTTAATGCGGTCAGGCGTACCAATATTAAGCGCAATGCGGGGATTAGCTGAAACGACTAAATCTAAAGCTTTGCAGGATGTGTTATTTGCCATCCATGAGAAATTAGAAAAAGGTTTTAGTTTATCTTCATCAATGGCGAACTATCCACAGGTGTTTGGTAAGTTAATGGTGTCGGTTGTGCATGTTGGTGAAAATACAGGTCAACTTGATGAGTCATTTGCCAAACTGGCCCAATATTTAGAACGCGAAGAAGAAACCAAAAAAAATATAAAACAAGCAATGCGATATCCTAGCTTTGTTATTATCGCCATAGTTATTGCTATGTTTATTTTAAATATTTGGGTTATTCCAATTTTTGCTGACATGTTCAAGCAATTCCAAACTGAGCTACCAATAACAACACAATGGCTGATTGCCAGTTCGAATTTTTTCACCAATTATTGGTGGCTAATTTTAGCCATTCTGTTTGCAAGTATTTTCTCATTTAAGCGCTATGTGGCAACTGAAGAAGGTTTATATAGTTGGGATAAACGTAAATTAAGTATTCCTCTTGTTGGAGAAATTATTGAACGTTCTTTGCTCGCAAGATTTTCTCATAGCTTTTCAATCGTACTAAAAGCTGGGATCCCAATTACCACAGGGTTAAGCTTAAGCGCAGATGCTATAGGTAACAGCTTTATGACCGATAAGGTTAGGAAAATGCGTCAACGGGTAGAAACCGGCGACACGTTGTTGCGTACAGCTAAAGCCAGTGAGCTTTTTACTCCGTTAGTTTTGCAAATGATCTCAGTGGGTGAAGAAACCGGTAAAATAGATGAACTACTTGAAGAAGTTGCTGAGTACTATGAACGTGAAGTCGATTATGATTTAAAAACTTTAACCGACAGAATAGAACCTATTTTAATCAGTTTTATGGCCGGTTTAGTGTTAATACTTGCTCTTGGTATATTTACGCCTATGTGGGATATGTACTCTGCAGTGCAAGGGTAA